GGAAAAATCTCCTTTCAACAAACCCGAAATAGCACTATTCCCTCCGGCACTCCAGTTCACAAATGCAATTTCTGAAATATCAAATCCTACTTTGTTTTTTTTGGTCCAATGCGTGGTCGTATCAGGTATTTTGGCATCAATTACTTGTTGAGCAAAGATAGAAGCCGAAAAAAGAAAAAGAAAAAAAGAAAATCCTAACCTCATTATACTTTGTTTATATCCTTAATTGTTGAGCAGTTCTTGAAAAAAACTTTGCAAACTACTAACGTCAATTTTACAAAATTGTTGCAATTCTAAAATAGTTCCTTGTTCTATAAATTCATCCGGCACACCCAGTATCTGTATTTTAGAAGGGTAATTATTTGCAGCCGCAAATTCTAAAATTGCACTCCCAAAACCACCACTAACTACTCCATCTTCAATAGTGATAACCGTTTCAAATTTTGAAAAAATAGTATGTAAAAGCGTTTCGTCTAATGGTTTTACAAAAGGAAAATCAAAATGTGCAATACCATTTGGAAGATTTAAATTTTCCAAAGCTTGCGTTACATTATTTCCAATGGTTCCATTGGATAAAACAGCAAATTGAGTTCCTTCTTGTATACATTGGCCTTTACCAATAGCTATTTTTTGATAGGGTGATTTCCAACGACTATTTTGCCCGCGACCTCTTGGATAACGAATTGCTATAGGGTGATCTAATCCTAGTTGAGCCGAGTATAAAATATTTTGTAAGTCTGTTTCATTTCTTGGCGAATAAACTATTAAATTCGGAATACATCGCAAATAAGCCAAATCAAAAACGCCATGATGCGTAGCGCCGTCTTCACCTACCAAACCGGCACGATCCAAACAAAAAATTACAGGCAAATTTTGCAAAGCCACATCATGAATTACTTGATCATATGCTCTTTGTAAAAAAGTAGAATAGATATTACAAAAAACGACCATGCCTTGTGTAGCCATTCCAGCGGCTAATGTAACCGCATGTTGTTCGGCAATCCCAACATCAAAAGCGCGTTTTGGAAAAGCATCCATCATCAATTTAAGCGAACTTCCCGTTGGCATAGCTGGCGTAATTCCAATGATGTTGTCATTCTTTTGAGCCAAATCCAAAATAGTTTCGCCAAAAACGTCTTGGTATTTTGGCGCTAGATTTTCATCTGATTTTGGGATAATATTTCCTGTATTGGCGTCAAATTTTCCTGGCGCATGGTATTGCACCTGATTTTCTTCTGCTTGTTGTAGTCCTTTTCCTTTGGTGGTAATGATGTGCAGGAACTTTGGCCCTTTTACTTTTTTAAGTCGTTCTAATTCTTGGATTACCGCTTGAATATCATGCCCGTCAATAGGTCCTGAATAATCAAAATTCAAGGACTTAATCATGTTGTTTTGTCTTGGATTTTTTCCCTCTTTGACTGCTGTCAAATAGTTTTTCAAGGCTCCCACACTGGGATCAATCCCAATCGCATTATCATTTAGAATAACCAATAAATTGGCATCGGTAACTCCCGCGTGATTTAAACCTTCAAATGCCATTCCCGAAGCTATTGATGCATCGCCAATGACTGCAATATGTTGTCTTTCTGTCTCACCTTTCAAATTGGCAGCAATGGCCATTCCCAAAGCGGCAGAAATAGAAGTAGACGAATGGCCTACACCAAAAGCATCGTACTCGCTTTCGCTTCGTTTTGGAAAACCAGAAATACCATGAAGCTGTCTGTTGGTATGAAAAATATCTCTACGACCGGTCACTATTTTGTGACCGTAGGCTTGATGCCCCACATCCCAAATCAAACAATCCTTGGGTGTGTTAAAAACATAATGCAAAGCAATCGTTAATTCTACTACTCCCAAGCTAGCGCCTAAATGCCCTTCTTTTACCGAAACCACATCAATAATGAAGTCGCGCAACTCTTGAGCCAATTGCGGCAACTGATGCACATCGAGTTGACGTAAATCAGTAGGACTGTTAATGCTTGAAAGTAAATTGTTTGACATGGTGCAAATGTACAAATTGAATTCTTATTTTTGCCAAATGGAAAACCCTTTCAACGATACCTATTTTATGAAAAAAGCCTTACAAGAAGCTGAAATGGCTTTTGATAAAGGCGAAATTCCGGTAGGAGCAGTAATTGTAATTAATAATACCATCATTGCACGCAGTCATAATCTAACCGAGTTGTTGCATGATGTTACGGCTCATGCCGAAATGCAAGCCATTACAGCC
This sequence is a window from Flavobacterium ammoniigenes. Protein-coding genes within it:
- a CDS encoding 1-deoxy-D-xylulose-5-phosphate synthase, coding for MSNNLLSSINSPTDLRQLDVHQLPQLAQELRDFIIDVVSVKEGHLGASLGVVELTIALHYVFNTPKDCLIWDVGHQAYGHKIVTGRRDIFHTNRQLHGISGFPKRSESEYDAFGVGHSSTSISAALGMAIAANLKGETERQHIAVIGDASIASGMAFEGLNHAGVTDANLLVILNDNAIGIDPSVGALKNYLTAVKEGKNPRQNNMIKSLNFDYSGPIDGHDIQAVIQELERLKKVKGPKFLHIITTKGKGLQQAEENQVQYHAPGKFDANTGNIIPKSDENLAPKYQDVFGETILDLAQKNDNIIGITPAMPTGSSLKLMMDAFPKRAFDVGIAEQHAVTLAAGMATQGMVVFCNIYSTFLQRAYDQVIHDVALQNLPVIFCLDRAGLVGEDGATHHGVFDLAYLRCIPNLIVYSPRNETDLQNILYSAQLGLDHPIAIRYPRGRGQNSRWKSPYQKIAIGKGQCIQEGTQFAVLSNGTIGNNVTQALENLNLPNGIAHFDFPFVKPLDETLLHTIFSKFETVITIEDGVVSGGFGSAILEFAAANNYPSKIQILGVPDEFIEQGTILELQQFCKIDVSSLQSFFQELLNN